The sequence gatgcaggcaatgataattcactacggttttattcatcgcgcttgtgtttttcttttggagcaagtgatcaatgtatatatcagtcaaagaaacagagcatccgcaatgttttattcaaaggcaaggtagagtatgagaatataaaaagcacaatatgacaaaggtagacaacaaatgcatctcgccttacaaataaattgtaacaaatattgtaacaaatacatagagaacacagacaacgcacacatcgctagagttggcagaagccgagaagctggtgaagtatgacacaccgggccagtgggtaagtaaggatctatggcaaaaacacagcgcaatggtgatgaagaaggaagaagtgacatatacacagcaatgaagtcacgaatcacgcctggggttgaCCGAAATAATGCAttgaaaaaaagagcgcacagaaaccacacgacacaatatagcagaaaggcaaaggtgcagtgtgctggctgtgcttaaaaacagctagtccaaaatgaaaaaaaaagcagacttgatgcctgcttgtcctcagaaaagtagggctttgcagcttgctcactacgtgaaagacaaactttatgctacaacactggcaggtcttgtggcttttgttatgcgtcgccttcatcaaaaacttcagatcccaagtgatttgcgtctggatgttcctgtgacgcttgcgagctaaaatagattgtagtcatcattttatccagaattgtggactttatttggtgctacgagagcggtattacagggctaataaatagcagaaggaaaccactttggctgattatttttcacaaaggctctacatcgtacgttatcactcacaagctatataaaaataaaatggcagcgtccgcagccccatcaaacgctacaagtttgggtattcttttgaaaattttgatgggggagatgaagaggttgatgagaagctaaaatacgaaaagcgtgataacgtgaaccgtgcccactgcatactgtgttccttacccgctcgaagacatttcaacaagtggTTTTGTTATTGATATGTTACTTGAGCTGGAGAAATAAAGCACACACAGTGACAGAGCgaaccacagtaaagtgtacagttcgcccgcatttatttatttatttatttatttatttattgtaccctcagggccagaggcatttaagaggggagtgggtttacaaaaaatggattcagaaggtgagtaaaggggagtacaggattcaacgtttactgaataatcaattttagctgataacaaagttaggacacaaaagtagaacaaaagagatctagtgtacatattttaaataatcctagtatacaattctagctacaaaacacaccagaacacgcaagaacataaaaaaacgaaaaatgcacacgtaataagtaacctcagtttacaatgtttgttagtgcagcgcgaaacagctgatactcagtaatcgcagcagtcgctccaggaagctggttcaagtctttgctggtgcgtgggacaaaagattctgaacacgttcttgtttggcatataggtataccaactttgcgcgcatgatcgatgcgagaggacacgtaggacggtgaaagaaaaagattagcacgagatttgctacaaaaatacagacaggatacccaacattctttttaaggttatgcaaatcacttcgagcgaatacacagtgtccctactcctcatagcgggtaacctaaacaatgtatgcaacgaaggagtggctagtccagttgagctgaatataagcatataagaccataatgaagtctgctgtaacgaagtaataacataacaaagctattgcaggattcggctcaactcgaatactttagtgtaaaccctccgctaattgctaacctttgaacttgtcaagctgtatgcctaagattgaagactggaacctaaccctatctaagtttcggttcacaaaatgccaacataaacgaacccggcaaaacattttcagaaacttcgcgcgacacccagcagagcagaaatgaaaatcgccaacacttgacagatggtgatacaaaacatcgcacactttcaggtgatgtgcagtggcctcaattatggcaagaaagcgagattcaagttgttgtacgtatgcaaaagctgcttctgatggcacagtgagattcccaaaaagtttgctggggacgtggtatgctttgagcattgtgaaatactggtgggtacccttaagcgtctcactgtcgtctttcagtaactgtgggcaactacaaccgtcacatgcattccgaaggaagtgtttgatgagaaaaccagctacataatatgcagcggagtcatcgataatatgggagtgaacgtttgtcgcaagttcagagagatcgtctagagcgggaaagtcgtcaggctgtggctgtgcacactcctcattatccacaagagacgcactggtgagggagaatggcgagagctgctcctggaggaggtcacattcatcatcctcgacatttccgtattctgacagcttgaagagctttcttatgcagatgtgcttcaggctacaaataaattgtgctacattggggttggtgttgcaaccctgtttttgcattatgtggccaaatatgttctccagaggatccttttgaagcctgcgtgttaacaggtattcaaaattgtaatttttggagaggtcatcccatagttgacaaattgcctgaattgtaatttgccaacctatgatggtttgtggttgacgtctgccaacaaactgccatgatgcaatccagggaagctggcctcggaggaagtcaatcagctctgaatcatttttcatgattgcatgccgcagcttttgcgaagttctttttttactcgagctgttcaaggcatcgaaaatcctgtccatacgatcacaaaattgagctgtagtgatggccgaggcaggcagcaccttcgcatacaccattgccgtgatagcaatcgaaactgatgcactgaggacctgagttgctctgctgaccttcatattagaaaaaggtttctgatgaacatgccgttcagtcaactttggagccaatcgcaaccgcaactcatgtgaggattggtaaaggcttacaatgtgcgaccagttaacgatgtcatccccaatgtataacttgtgtgcttggacattattgcgcgttgttttaattaaatgcggaacatcaaaaatgtaatatacccgctcacaattaacttcaaaaaaaggctttgctacagtcactcttagttggttaacgagacttacatttgaactgccctggtcacaaatgactgctttcactgcaatattaatgctcctaagctccaaaatgagtgacaccagcaagttatgcataacagatgatggtgttaatgtgtgccctatagtaaaagcaaccggttgaacccactttctcgaaacgccaacaagaagaaaaaccagtgctcgatcagcgatggttgaagtgcgatgagtgccatcatctgtaaaaccctggacaacgtctcttgcagcatcatagtacaaattctttttgagtgctatttcgtcgaaaactaaagcacacactcggtcccgttcattccaagcttgagtatttgttgcaatggaagaaaggattcctggaattatgcctggagtcatctttacattagctagccacctccttaatgaacgccgggagggcaaaaaaaaaatatggagccagaaatcggtatgctcgcggacctcggaagtttaagtgaagagcgaatttcttgaaccacacgggaaaccgcttgcccttgcgtttgggcctcaagcgaacatgtgcagaaagaagtttaaaaacctcctcagTGACGTGCaatcggataacttcaagggcctttgaagtcgatgacggtgcttggtgaggctgtctccgcagtcttttgatagttttccgctgtgctgctactttggcttgcagatgtttaatggtttgcttgtacttcattgatggagacattgtcgctggcacacaggaacgcactgcaataaacaaaaaaatgaatgtaaaagcgaagaacaactaatcccatacgagcactttcctcgctctttcagacctaaggtgcacaactttctgtggtgcaaagttttcaattccactacctaaaaacaaaccattcacaatgttgacaatgcacaaaaaaaatgaaaatcactgagagcccacccttacattttgtaagtgcacacgtagtgtgcttttgaggatagtttcctcagaatgtcctaaacataaaatatcacattaaaaacagctgcaataaaagcataatcaccattttctctagggcactcaggcgtggagctgttggcggagacgtcttctggagggtcttgtgaagcttgttcagtgcctcggacagtgctgtcggaacaatcttgcgagcggcctgcggaagtttctatatcaatccactctggtgttgaagtgaacatacaacttaccggtcacacaagttctttttgtgacagctgaacgactggttaagattttctccggcaagacgaagtcagcagaaattttttcaccagctacaagggagctgccacctgcagaggtttggtcaacagtcaatttgggtaaaaaaaaagaaatcgcgacactgaacgcaccctgttcatcggggcacctcaatgtgtgggagccgctttttgaagcctctaccgcaggtcctgaagaaatcaaattacgacaatgtgtcagtaagaggcttaaaataacacaaactgaagctcatccgcaccttgcagtgcagcttctgcagccatgtcacagtcactacttgaagcgacgctcagagaacctgcatatatgtgcagttggtacaagttacaaagcttgtagcatggggaaacttaaacagctctttcaaacgcataaattggtcgaacgtggaagaaaagagaaggcaccaactaggaaacaagtaatttgtgatttttggaattatcaacagtggcagctttcactgatgaaaggtatacgtacatgtgcactcaggcttgaagataacgtgaaatagccctttaaagtctttcaaaacaagttgcgcaggtccagatcatcaaaaaacgacagaaatgtaaagctgctgtttcCAGTAacactttccaagtgttacttccatagtgaggtttctccatcggctacaaagaacttcacggttaactgtcgccgccctgccgcggtggtctagtggctaaggtactcggctgctgacccgcagggcgcgggttcgaatcccggctgcggcggctgcatttccgatggaggcggaaatgttgtaggcccgtgtgctcagatatgggtgcacgttaaagaaccccaggtggtctaaatttccggagccctccactacggcgtctctcataatcatatagtggttttgggacgttaaaccccacatatcaatcaatcaatcaatcaatcaatctgtcgccaccgattcaatacaagtggatgctattgcacatatttgagtttcagtcaatcacttacatggtgcagctggttgcacactgggaacagccattcttgtaagccttgtgtgcccagggtccatgatactttgagcagtaaaatggtcgctacaaaccctgtacgttgcgtacaataggctggccggcttactcaggagatcatcgcgtccagcatactgcatccaagctttcatcctgcattggcaatgaactatcagctgaaaggggaagtgcttgaatagtgattttttattgttaccctcactaagcaagtacgaacagtaagcctaaagacatgcaaaccatacaaaagctttaacacgcctgccgtcccgtggtatgcggaagaaactcgtcccaggcttcttgtggattctgccattgttgaagcaccacgagtagctgccgtagcttggaccaccggacggcatggcgtcagcgcggtctgaaaatgttagtaagtggatgctttgctgtcaaattacgaaaacgatatgtgcacgtcataagtgtaccaacaaacccctttgaatgattagctaatcgatgcacaatacaaaaccagtgatacatctctgacccataaaattGTGAcctacaaagatatacgtcaagaccacgtacaaagatcttcagaagtttccaggccgctatcccttgtaatgcaatggtatcgcggcctgggaactttagaacaccttcgtgcgtacgcagtatcagcagtacattgggaagaaaaatcgtagttgaaatttatgcggtaaaattatattggaaacgtcaaaagatttgtgagcagcttgcactagtggcacaaggctagcgaaaaaacgaagatgatggccacttggctagtccagattcgcccccggcacaccaagaattattcgtgttccgagccttcgggaaacgcgtcgtgaagcatgcgaggcccagcgaacgattCTCAacattttgcaccgagccaccgagtctatgacctagctgcccagctatgctcagctcactgacgctcgcgtccgtggcagacgcagcacgcgtcgcctcggcttgacgccgtgccgcctttgctatacggcatacgttgcacaatgttcacgtctagccgccgcatagagccacaaactttctttttagcgaacctcccagttcttacaagcttcagaaaaaggttacaactgcgtgaatgagacgccacgtaagaaacaagctcgcacacacgaagcgcaacgtgtgtgtgtgcatctttctatgattgttgcatggtgtcttattcgcgcaggtgtaaccgttttctgaaaaaatgacccaacaagcccaacaacatgtcattcaacaagcttcgcttgaaaacgtgcctcacctgttatctcacgcacgaaaacgccgacgttgacgaaagcgacgaaagcttctcgctgtcagtcatgcatgggcttgtcgctgggtagatggtgtttatgacagtacggctgaagaaaaataatcatgtaaggtgtgttgaataaatcgtttttatgtataaagaacataccaaatttgggcgtgtaattatgattttgtgaaaacaattctgttgcattgattataactgtttttttgcgcttgcgccctctgacgtttggtgagagcactagttcgttacgtagtcgtgacgcacttcctgaggccaggtttcgcggagtgtccgctcttgtcttcttctttctctatgcctGCCCTGTCGGCTTCACGGCCCTTTTTCCTTCCTCTCGTTCGCTCTGGCCGCACTATGTCCCACTTGCCTTCCCTTCTCCTTTGGTGCAGCACCCTCCTCGCCCCATTCTGTCGGCACGCGGCTGTCGCCTATCTTGCTCGGTGCATTTGCTCacccttctttccttctctcCTCCAGCGCTTGGCATCGCGCCCAATCGGCGAATGACGGCCACGCTCCTGGCTAGCCTCGATACTtcccgcgttttgttttcttctttttaaggtttttgatggcctttttgaaattgGCTACGTGGAACATCCGAGGGTTTAGAGATAGGGCGAAACAAGAAGCCATCCTAGGTTTCGCTAGGAACCAGAACATAGACCTCCTCTTTATTCAAGACGCGAATTTCCGAACGGCGCTGGATGTGGTTAATTTCCGCCGAGATCATCAGACCGACGCCTTTTTCTCTCTATCGACCACGAGAGCATGCAGGGTCGGAGTAATATTCGTATCAGGCATATTTCAATCAAAATTCATTGTATTTTCGGGGCGAATGGTCGGTACATAATGATTGACATTTTCATCGAAGGCAAAAAGATACGCATTGTGAACGTCTATGCCCCCGTGACAAGAAAACATACGAATAAGTTCTTTCAAGAGATGCACGACCTCCTCCTAGAGCCCATTCCCCACGTACTGGTCGGTGATTTTATTTGCGTGGTAGATTCTAACCGAGACGTGAGGGGGCCAAGCCAAGGAAGATCAACCTACAatgcaaaagagttggtgaaaacccTTCGGCACCTAAACCTCTCGGACATATGGGTACACCTCTATGAAGACCACTTCGTAGCAACCCGTACCTCTAGATCATCAGGAAGTAGAATAGACGGGATGTATTTTCCGGACCTTCTCCTCCCTTTGGTTGAAGGATGCGAAGTACTCGCGCTCCCGGCCAACCTGAAAGAGAAGACGGATCATGCCCCGCTCGTCACGATGGTAAACGGATCTCCCGGCCCGCACTCTGATAACAATAGCTGGAGAATAGACGcggagctgctgagagatgaGACTTGCGTAGAAAACTTGAAAGCTGCCATCAGCGCATCAGTAGAAAATGCCGGACATATTATCCCCCCTCTGTAGGATAAACTTAAGGAAGAATGGAAGGCCCTgttacaaaaagaaggcaaagccAGAAACAGACGTCATACACAAAAGATGAAAGAGCTTCTTCGCCGAATGCAGATCATCAAGGCAGCCGACACGTTGACCTCATGTACAACAGAGTACCTGACCTTGCTCGAGGAGCAATACAACCAACTCCTCAGAGATACCATGAGGCGACCTAGAAGTGAGCGTGGACTGTTGGGCACGGTGACCGGAGTTGATATGAGGGAAGCACGTGGAAATAGCTGTTTGCGaattacggaggcaaagcgcttagacagttctgtaaccgacgacccagcagaaattgagaacatcttcagagagtacttcagcatacagttccaagacactgaaccaatagacaccaatcggggacccgaccatgtcaaagaactttgcaaacatctacagcgaattaaggaggaggaggagccagcAACCCTTAGCGCTGAAGTCTCCCCTGCAGAGCTTCGCGAAGCCATAAGAAGCATGACCCCCGATTCTGCCCCAGGCGCTGATGGTCTGACTGCAGCCTTCTATGTGACTTTTCTTGAAGTTCTCGAAGAACCCTTGCTCGCGATGGTGAATGCGATCTTCAGGGCCATTAAGAAACCCGACTCCTTCGGAGTGGGTAAAATTGTCCTATTACAGAAAGAAGGTGCACAACCAAACGAGCCCAcggcgtggcgtccaatcacgcttttgaacactgattacaagctggtagccacTATACTTTAGAACAGGCTCAAGCTCCTGTTACCGGACATCATTAGCCCGTAGCAAACGTGCGCGATTCCAGGAAGGTCACTTTTTGCGAACTTCACAGTGATCCGTGACTTTTTCGAATACGTGACGACAAgaggtttcaatggtgtttttatttccctagaccaagctaaagcttttgacagggtaTGACACCATTACCTCTTCGACGTGATGCAGGAGTTTGGCTTACCGGCAAGTTTTATAAAACTGGCAAAAACATTGTACGAAGACCTAACCTGCACCGTTGTGATAAACGGAGTCACAACGCCGGTATTCAAGTATAGCAGAGGCATAAGGCAATGATGCCCATTGGGCCCGACCTTATTTGTCATGTCGTGCGAGCTGCTGATCACAAGTGTTATTGcgcatgaaggcattcggggTTTCTTactgacgggccaggagcaggtgaaagtgctggcatacgcggacgacatttcccTGTTTGTTCGGGATGAAAGCAGCCTCCAAACCTTCAGTGCGATGTTCACAATATACGCGCAGGCATCCGGAGCGGCGATAAACGCGGACAAGAGCAAGGCGATGCTATTTGGAACTTTCCTCAGAGAAGCCCTAGGAAACATCGAAGTGGTGTCCATCGTTAAAGTACTGGGAATCTACTTCTCCAGTTAAGGggtggcaccagccacgtggcagagagccctcGAGAGGGTAAAGCAGGCAGCCGACCCCATTCGCCTCCTAAACCTCACGTTACGTGAAAAAGCGCTGGCAGCAAGGGCCACCGTTTGCGcgtttgcgttctacgccagtGGGGTAGCAGTGATCCCTAGGAAAACCGCGAGCCAACTGAATGCCGTGATCACCGATTTGCTATGAGAAGGGAAACCGGCACCAGTCAAGCGACACCTCCTTCAACTacccgaggacaaaggtggcctcggCCTCCCACACGTACAAATCACCAGCCAGATACTGGCTCTCAAGCTTACCCGCATGCTTTATTACGCAGCGAGTTACGTTGGGAAGAATCTAATCAACTACTGGACAAccaccatcacgcactatctggaaaaccacaaacacactggcccacgcgcggaagcgccctcacacttttacaggatggcggcaactacgacaaagatcatagaaaaagaagccccgaacTGCGACATTGACAAGAACCCACCCGCCAGAATCGTCGAAGCGATAACAGAAAATTAGTtgtccgaagaagaaaaggagcagatcaaaagcctaggactgtgcaaacaaaaaagcaataagtaccaaccgcgcgaagtacatgacttcgagtggaagcgcaagtggcaagttttgcccacaagacatcgcctgcaccgtttcggcatcacgccgaatagccagtgtcctgattgccgcgctgaggaaacgatctcccacgcgttgttagaatgcggggcggccaagtcggtatggcgcctgtttgcgaggtgcttcagcatccgcCCTCCTCCGGCGCTCGAAAGGAATAGgggctgcttcgcaaggctggtgATTGCCATCATACTCTTTGTGATTTGGAAACGCCGGTGCCTTGCTGAGGAAAAGAACACCCCAgtgagagcggcctacccagcactagccatgatcaggcagaaaatagtggagtacttggccaagcaactgggagatggcggggaggaccagttccttcgccgctggcacacagtttttttttgtcagaggtgCGAAACTCCAAACCCCCATAATCCCCTACTAACCCCTTCTCCCCAATACATTGTATTACAAGTGTATGTATAGCGCCAGCcgaagtattgtaaatatgcctACCCATGTTCACGATCTTTTGTAAATGTATGTATATgtgattgtaaatatatatttgtggtttTTTACGAATGTATGAGTAGTTTAGCCCAAACTTGTATATatattgacgcgcgtatgtgccagtggtgaggacaacgaaggaacgcgagtgtctttggccgagggtaaaagacgaagaactcgttgcagtctgtttcctgcgatcgataaatcgtatttgtttgaggcgctttgtgtgctcgtcaatctcgcgtcgtcacactggtggaggtgctgggtacgtcttcatgcttggcaccccttcgcggacccgacattcaagcccggaatcactaccacccgtcgacacaccagtccaccgttccagccgccgtctgcgaggcctagctcccgagctcaatccctttccagaaactgccagcaatcgcttgcctccttcaaccaccatggccactgcagctacatcaaaatcaaaatgaagacctcggcaggaatctctgttctgctttaaaaatctccaagaacgcttcagaatttgtaattgcttcgtcgtcatccaaaagtgcccaacctagtagatggtggaatgatgagtgcacacgagattatagaagaagaaaagctgcatggaaaagacttatatgtaatcagagtccaaaaaattggaaggattatcagttcattgcggcaacatttaaacgcactgtatcgcgaccaaaagagcaatatgaccaagaacatttcgagtacctgtctaaatcaaataacaaacgtgctttcttcaacttccttcgtggtaggaagaacacccctataccaggaaacgttgactcagtagtttacacctcacaggaactacaggaatcattgaatcagttggctaaagaattagaaaacaggttctcaacgcatcttcctaatttGGCTTACACAACAActatctatgactacacagaaatatcgacttccgaattaaatcaggctatggaaagattgccaaatgcagcaccaggccccgatggagtcataaagtccgtcggtcgtaacaaatgccgccttttctttgtcagctgcgtgcatcggaatttgccagtaacctgatctcaggtcaacagatgaaaagtaggacgcggaatgcaggcagtctagagcgtcatcgatgcgcggcagtggatagacgtctttcttggtaacagaattcagtcggcggtagtcaacgcaaaatctccacgtaccatccttcttcctcactagaatgacgggagcagcccacggactcgccgattcctgtattattcccttttccagcatctcttgaacttgctcgttgatgatcttgcgctccgatggtgccactcggtaaggtttctgcctaatgggatgcgccgattcggtgtggatctgatgacgtatccgggacgctgggattaagggcctttggctgtatttagaaaaatcgaacactttcgagtgttTAGACAGAACGTCGAGCAGGGTATGACGTTTGCTATGGTCAAgcgacttgctgaccatttgtagtaattgggcatcttctgaaccttctaagcctagatgttcattttggcttgtagcatcaacaagcgcaaccagcgtcgtacatgactcgggtctaaatactgcaagtttcatgccgcctggcagaattgcaggctccatggaactgttcattgtccacacacctgcccgtccatcaacgactgacactatacaatggggaatgagaatgttctttttcaggcatgccgagggaatcggttcgagcgtggcgtcaaacgtgccacagttgttactggaacatgtcacaggaacacacacagcagaaaatgcaggaacgactgtatccacggagacgaaaaagatgcatttcTCCGGACaagaattttccaagagcgccgttgggaaagtaccgtgtatagaaagatgcccacttctgcagtctacagttgccccacactcacacaagaagtcaatacccaagataacgtcatgggtagaccgcggaataaccgcgatctctgtgcaaaacaccttgccacacagcgacacgtccacagtacaatatcccaccggacacaacacgtcaccacttacaccacgaaatgtcaccccacggttcaggcaaaacatcacttttggtcctagcaggttcttaaaatttacactcatcaccgaaactgtcgcgcctgtatccacaagtgccatagtagccactccatcgacaactacacgaactttgttcttcaacataaacgctgacgggggtatatctgtagatagcacctgtgatcttgcggcgtcacccccactggccacaccgactagttttccggcggcggtgtacgtgcgcgtcgccgtggcgacggcgattgtggagcacggggagctggaggtggcgtcaaacttcgatcagaggccggcgaggggtagcgtgacccggtaggtgcgcgtggtttccgtgaaGTGGAGTGCGGATAGTCGAAATGTTGGTGATACAAaggccaagactgtcgctgatatgggcggtggtcacaaaaacgtgcgatatgacccgggacaccacagttgtagcataccggacttggtcgaggggcacgttgttgctcagagtaacgactcctctcggaaggcatgggatagtggtaccgtccttcgggggccctgtagggaggcgatgttgggtaaacaggtgggcgaaaacttcgttcgtagttaggaggtggttgacgggggaatccagcctgccgtgtgccttgatattcataagcgtctgttgcgtttatcgatggttgccatggtggaagagaagcAAGAGttcgcacacgttctggttcgcttacgtagccatcctgaaaatcgctggggc comes from Rhipicephalus microplus isolate Deutch F79 unplaced genomic scaffold, USDA_Rmic scaffold_20, whole genome shotgun sequence and encodes:
- the LOC142785282 gene encoding uncharacterized protein LOC142785282 isoform X2, with protein sequence MAAEAALQGPAVEASKSGSHTLRCPDEQGGSSLVAGEKISADFVLPEKILTSRSAVTKRTCVTGRSQDCSDSTVRGTEQASQDPPEDVSANSSTPECPRENVRSCVPATMSPSMKYKQTIKHLQAKVAAQRKTIKRLRRQPHQAPSSTSKALEVIRLHVTEEVFKLLSAHVRLRPKRKGKRFPVWFKKFALHLNFRGPRAYRFLAPYFFFALPAFIKEVAS
- the LOC142785282 gene encoding uncharacterized protein LOC142785282 isoform X1, coding for MAAEAALQGPAVEASKSGSHTLRCPDEQGAFSVAISFFLPKLTVDQTSAGGSSLVAGEKISADFVLPEKILTSRSAVTKRTCVTGRSQDCSDSTVRGTEQASQDPPEDVSANSSTPECPRENVRSCVPATMSPSMKYKQTIKHLQAKVAAQRKTIKRLRRQPHQAPSSTSKALEVIRLHVTEEVFKLLSAHVRLRPKRKGKRFPVWFKKFALHLNFRGPRAYRFLAPYFFFALPAFIKEVAS